The Scophthalmus maximus strain ysfricsl-2021 chromosome 7, ASM2237912v1, whole genome shotgun sequence genome includes a window with the following:
- the LOC118315760 gene encoding putative leucine-rich repeat-containing protein DDB_G0290503 produces the protein MLRSFTFKFDWSRQMSSSSAGQRHLELKEVAQAVIGPLKSGLHSFNNVLEMLLCVSADIVLPDSQTFHDIRQEIENMKQRMEESEQVARRELQQLDGETEHLTAEQSRLANQKSQRELNIVGLKIQLESHRSCLESYKEALEIERVNLKSAENTRDRMRDRRDGGENVRNAGIGITFIPIVGWIAGPIMIAAGESERSIASDAVDSANREIENCESQVSSYSQKVSEYNSSICQAQREIQEADNKIREVETTLRNVAVKREAVSNVQQNMRCAVHQLGKLCGVGNVAELQTKFLILLEPVGKVMEEMTTALGQIGGNELLHTEGINRLMWDIKEKQNKLNQLVDTNKSIGEDYY, from the exons ATGCTGAGATCCTTCACATTCAAGTTTGACTGGAGCAGACAAATGTCATCAAG CTCTGCAGGACAACGGCACCTGGAGTTGAAGGAAGTGGCCCAGGCTGTGATTGGGCCACTAAAGAGTGGGCTCCATTCCTTCAACAATGTCTTAGAGatgctcctctgtgtcagtgCAGACATTGTCCTTCCTGATAGCCAGACTTTTCATGACATTAGACAAGAGATTGAGAACATGAAGCAGCGGATGGAAGAGTCGGAGCAGGTAGCCAGAAGAGAGCTTCAGCAGCTTGATGGGGAGACTGAACATCTCACTGCAGAGCAGAGTCGTTTAGCAAACCAGAAAAGCCAGAGAGAGCTTAACATAGTAGGCCTAAAAATACAGCTGGAGTCACACAGATCCTGTCTGGAGAGTTACAAAGAAGCTCTGGAGATAGAGAGGGTTAACCTGAAGTCAGCAGAAAACACCCGAGATAGAATGAGAGATAGGAGAGATGGGGGCGAGAACGTAAGAAATGCAGGGATTGGTATCACGTTTATCCCAATTGTGGGTTGGATTGCTG GACCAATTATGATTGCGGCTGGTGAAAGCGAGAGGAGCATTGCCTCTGATGCTGTGGACAGCGCTAATAGGGAGATAGAGAACTGTGAATCTCAGGTGAGCTCATACTCCCAAAAAGTGTCTGAGTACAATTCCTCGATTTGTCAAGCTCAGCGTGAAATCCAAGAGGCTGACAACAAGATTCGTGAGGTGGAGACCACACTGCGGAACGTTGCTGTGAAGCGGGAGGCTGTTTCTAATGTTCAACAAAACATGAGATGTGCTGTCCATCAGCTGGGGAAGCTGTGTGGGGTGGGGAACGTGGCAGAGCTGCAGACCAAATTCCTAATCCTGTTGGAGCCTGTGGGGAAGGTAATGGAGGAAATGACCACAGCACTGGGTCAGATCGGTGGGAATGAGCTACTGCACACTGAGGGCATAAACAGATTGATGTGggacattaaagaaaaacagaacaaactaAACCAACTTGTTGACACCAATAAGAGTATTGGTGAGGATTATTACTGA
- the tesmin gene encoding spexin prohormone 2 isoform X1 — translation MMSLTGKRRRRAEDVSDATARRSDRGVVTSMDRHCGMSRPFLQYHQAACHLSRDQTANMQPQAPPAKAAGGLCESKSRKSCRCNRSRCLKLYCECFANGLMCSSCNCFDCHNNTEHEATRHKAIQSCLGRKPDAFRPKIAGGKSVQDKGWHNKGCNCKRSSCLKNYCECFEANIMCSSRCKCVDCRNYDSGLKEKTVKEKGPVSVITPTVVKEVCSRLLAKAVEAEREDQSPAQTEDMVLEEFSDCLNEIVMTMFNTH, via the exons ATGATGTCCCTTACCGGGAAGCGGCGCAGACGCGCAGAGGACGTTTCAGATGCGACAGCTCGACGCAGTGACCGCGGGGTCGTTACCTCCATGGACCGTCACTGTGGGATGAGCCGACCG TTTCTCCAGTACCACCAGGCAGCTTGTCACCTGTCCAGAGATCAGACAGCCAACATGCAGCCTCAAGCCCCACCAGCAAA AGCTGCTGGAGGTTTGTGTGAATCAAAGTCCAGGAAAAGCTGCCGCTGCAACAGATCCCGGTGTCTCAAACT TTACTGTGAGTGTTTTGCCAACGGGCTGATGTGCAGCAGCTGTAACTGCTTCGACTgccacaacaacacagagcatGAAGCGACGCGTCACAAGGCTATTCAG tcATGTTTAGGTCGTAAACCAGATGCCTTCAGGCCGAAGATTGCTGGTGGGAAGTCAGTACAGGATAAAGGCTGGCACAACAAAGGCTGCAACTGTAAACGCTCCAGCTGCCTTAAGAACTACTGCGAGTGCTTTgag gccaACATCATGTGTAGCTCCCGCTGTAAATGTGTTGACTGTAGAAACTATGACAGTGGACTCAAAGAGAAGACTGTCAAAGAAAA agggCCTGTGTCAGTGATAACCCCGACTGTGGTGAAGGAGGTGTGCAGTCGTCTGCTGGCCAAGGCCGTGGAGGCTGAGAGGGAGGACCAGAGCCCCGCCCAGACTGAGGACATGGTCCTTGAGGAGTTCAGTGACTGCCTCAATGAGATTGTCATGACCATGTTCAATACACACTAA
- the tesmin gene encoding spexin prohormone 2 isoform X2 — MQPQAPPAKAAGGLCESKSRKSCRCNRSRCLKLYCECFANGLMCSSCNCFDCHNNTEHEATRHKAIQSCLGRKPDAFRPKIAGGKSVQDKGWHNKGCNCKRSSCLKNYCECFEANIMCSSRCKCVDCRNYDSGLKEKTVKEKGPVSVITPTVVKEVCSRLLAKAVEAEREDQSPAQTEDMVLEEFSDCLNEIVMTMFNTH; from the exons ATGCAGCCTCAAGCCCCACCAGCAAA AGCTGCTGGAGGTTTGTGTGAATCAAAGTCCAGGAAAAGCTGCCGCTGCAACAGATCCCGGTGTCTCAAACT TTACTGTGAGTGTTTTGCCAACGGGCTGATGTGCAGCAGCTGTAACTGCTTCGACTgccacaacaacacagagcatGAAGCGACGCGTCACAAGGCTATTCAG tcATGTTTAGGTCGTAAACCAGATGCCTTCAGGCCGAAGATTGCTGGTGGGAAGTCAGTACAGGATAAAGGCTGGCACAACAAAGGCTGCAACTGTAAACGCTCCAGCTGCCTTAAGAACTACTGCGAGTGCTTTgag gccaACATCATGTGTAGCTCCCGCTGTAAATGTGTTGACTGTAGAAACTATGACAGTGGACTCAAAGAGAAGACTGTCAAAGAAAA agggCCTGTGTCAGTGATAACCCCGACTGTGGTGAAGGAGGTGTGCAGTCGTCTGCTGGCCAAGGCCGTGGAGGCTGAGAGGGAGGACCAGAGCCCCGCCCAGACTGAGGACATGGTCCTTGAGGAGTTCAGTGACTGCCTCAATGAGATTGTCATGACCATGTTCAATACACACTAA